The region CAGGTGTTGAGTTCCCCTAATTATCAATTTTACGGTTACAATCTTAATTAATACAATATCACATTTTAAGAACTCAACACCCATAAGTGTCTAAttctcaattaaatttttttataaaacctaTAAGTACAAGTTCCTCTTTAATTTTTCACAAACCTAAAGTTCTATTACAACGAATGTCGAGTTTTACCCCTCCATGTTATTTTTTAACCTTAAACCTTCAATTCTACAATCTACCAACCCTTACTCTGATCTAAACCCTAAATACATTTCGAGTGTTGAGTGCGTTTATAAGTTTAGTCTAACATTAAATTAATAGGTTTTAGATATGATAAGTGTATGTAAGAGTTCTTGAGATATTTGGTTAATAGCAAAAGAAACGAAGTTAGTGTCTCGCTTCATTTGATGCATCATttcaattagaattttttttttctattgaaattgAAGCTAAGGAGGTGGCCGAAGTCTCTAAGGCTAACGGGAAGGAAAAAGTGACGAAAGCTTAATCGTGTTTCTATTTGTGCTCTCCAGATTTCCAATTTACTTTAtatgtttgattaaattaatttcttaggTTTAGTAtgttggattaaaaaattaaattacttgaCTTGACGGAAGCTTAATGCACTGCTTGTTTTGTGACTTATGGTATTGGAGGCTTAAAATCATGTTTGTTGTGTTAAATGATGCTAATGTATTACTGTTGATTCTATGAATTGGTGAGATGCTTGTTAAGTTtcttaaacatgctttaattataaaatgactCTATTAAgcaattttaaaaatcactttgGTATGGTTGGCATACCATACGGTAATAGAGctcttaaaatatttatgtttatgtGGGATTGCTGATAGCACCAAGGAGTACTGTATTTGGTGCTTGCCCCCATTTATTGGTGTGTTAGGTTGGAAGTCGTGTTATGACATGCACCACAATAACGTTATCATTTATGGTGTTTATGCATATTTGCGGTGAGTTCGAGGTTATCTGTGGAACCATTTCCTAGTTTGATTAATAGGGGCAAAAGCTAAATTGGCATTTGAATATTGATAAAGGTGTTGCAAATTTGTATGTGATAAGGTGAATGAATCTTCAGATCATAAATATGATGTTAATAGAAGAGGCTATATTACACCTTTTTAAATGTATTAATTGATGAGATCTAGTTTTCTTAGTGTAGTAATTTCATCTatgtacttgtaatttttcgaacaaattgatttaataaatatCCATCAATATAATTTGTATATTGTCTTCAACAGTTATTGaattcaaagaaaaatgaaagtaaattttagctcattgattatctaacatttaatttaatattaagcggcattacatggtcggatcgtaatacgaaaagacaacttatgttagtagataatctaaacacgtccttagtctaatcgaaattgagcaaatcgattaaaagactaatacgTCGTCTATCAAGTTCAAATGGGGAGATACCATTGCAGTAGGTATTGAAGCAGATCGGACAAGACccaaattgtaacaacccgaattCCAGTGGTGTTGGAAAATGCGGTTTTGGAACCTTATTTTCATAAATCGAGtctgtaaatataaaataggaataattatggaattagtataaaaatataataaagttcAGTTAAATAATTTAGCCGAAAAAGTAGTTAATTAAAGATCaggtactaaattgtaaaagttcaatcgctatagatttttaattaagaaaaggcTTGGGGGCCTAAATGGAAATTATTCAAAAggcttaaattattaataaaccATTTTGTTATGTGGTTGATGGATTATAATGATTATTCCATTTAGtttgaattaataattaaaataatataataaacattaattaatctaattacttaaggttaattataatatatataatgtctTGGTGGAAAGAAAAATGACAACTCATCTTCTTCCACcatcccaaaaagaaaaaaaaaagaaaagagaactcCATTGTTGAAGCAAAGATTCGACTATGCCAAAATTCAAGGCAACAAagctaaattattaaaatttttatggatttatggtcatgggagcttgatttagctagcccatataccaatttgataaaattttaaagttttagctAGTTTTCATTGGAGATAAATAGATGAATTAAGCTTAAATTTGATAGatattaagcttagattatgaaaagggCTAGATTGTAAAGCTTAAAAATCTTGATAATAAACTTTGTTACATTagagacaaaattgaataaattgaaaacctATCATGGAATTATGCTAGGAATTGGAATTATAGGCtccctaatgaaagaatgtgaaatcaaattttgatttgcagctaaatataaaatgatatgcTTATCCCAAGTTaagagactaaattaaaaaaatatgtaaggctctgtatttggatgtgaattgaatgaagtatgatattgttttatttattgcATTATCAATCGTAGCAAAAGACGACGCTAGGCCTTCGAGAGGGAGAGTGATAAgtgttaaaagtaacatgttttaatcccgTTCATAAAcattttgggtgattattcgaggttaaattgtgaattttatgcttttaattatttaaattcatgtttttatacttaagagaaaatttgggagcaaaaggagtgaaAATCAGAGCAAGTTTCAGGAGCCACACGGATGGGCCATTCCACATGGgatggacacacggccgtgtgagccacacagccttGTGCCAGATCATGTGGATTTCGCAAACTGCACTCCAACCGTGtgaaaaaacacaatttttaggtttttagggcattctaagacctatatatataccaaatataagaagAGGGAAGGAAGCCGTcagagaatattcaagaaaagaactaaaaaacaccattgaagccgaaTCTGAAGCAAATTTCCATCAAGATTAAAGATCTTCTTTTGATtactttgaagtttattatgaatttctttatttcttgtggttatactatctttgagatatttttatttacgattatgaactaattttctaaatacctaggggagatgaaccatATGATGAATTctgttatttgatttctatttttacgcaataaatacttggatcttgctctcaattatgtgtgcttaattcttgatttaatatttctaggctattaatccatgtttgatgtacttaaattagaggaggaatataccctgtttaagagtaaatctagcataattaagtggagttgcatgcaatcttagaaataggatgaaataaatctatcggattagagtcaaatctaattgGGGGATTCATATGTCGATTTAATGCGATAAttaaggttttaattagaaagtaatttcaattaatcaacctagagtcaattgcttTTAGttttgaagagagatattagcataatttagggatttctaaggatcaagatactaagtgaagaaattgcgtaatttagattgagaGTGACAGATGAAGtataggtggattctttcctaggtattgttttgCTTATTGGTTGTTAATCGTTTGGTTTCTTTATTTGTTCTTTGCTTACCGTAATAGAAACCTGTGGGAACGATATATTTTCttaccgtagctatactattaattgataggtgcaatTGTCTTTTTCGAATTTTTAGTTTGTTTCGtggacatcaagtttttggtgccgttgctggaaactaaaatattaggaaaactttatttctattaatttagtaattttttatttttattttaatatttttgtttttaatttaatttttatattctaattgtttgtttgtttgtttctgacaggttcttttggtttatgactagaagaaacccattggatccattactttttgatagtgagattgaaaAGACTGCTCGAAGAAATCATAGAGAGGTTAGAAAAGCAATGCAAAGTCAACAGAATATGTAGACGATCAAGAGGAAAATGATATTATTGTGGAGATgggtgataatcaaaataattagctACCTCATCACGTTTGGCCCTTTggactatgtatgattatgctaagcccACTCTAATTGGGGTTGAATTAAGTATTGTTAGACTGATTGTTAATGCAAACAATTTTGAGATCAAGCTGAACATCATTTAGATAATGCAACaatatgttcagtttgatggtttgcaagatgaagattcGAATGCTTATTTGTCCAACTTTTTAAAGATTTGCGACACTTTCAAGATCAATGGCATTACTGATGATGCCATATGCTTACGGTTGTTCCCATTCTCATAGAGGAACAAAGCAAAACATTGGTTAAATTCATTGTCACTAggttctatcactacttgggcGCTAATGactgaaatttttttgttaaaatattttccaccggcaaAAATAGCTAATTGATGTAGCAACTGGTGGAACACTGAATAATATAACACCAGAGGAAGCTCAAGAGTTTATTAAAGAAATaacactgaataactatcaatggcaagtcatgagaacaaaactGATGAAAGCAGCCGATGTTTTCAATATAGATGCAGTTGCTATGTTGGCAAGCCAAGTGGAAGCGctgaataaaaaatttgatggtttGAATTTTTCTAAGCAAGTAAATCTAGTGATGCAATGCGATGCGAATAGAGTGGAGATGATTAATCTAGAATATTCACTCTTAAAGTCTAAAATGGAGCATGAGCAAGTTGACGTTTTGGGTAATAAttttagacctcaaaataacatttataGCAATAACTATAaggcaggttggaggaaccatccaaatttctcttagggtggtcaaggaaatcaaaggtcaCAACCCCTTTCTAGTTTTCAGCAATCTTATCAGCAAGAGAAGAAGTTGAACCTTAAGGAGATGTTGGCTAAATTTATTTCGGTGCTAAAAAATTGATTTCAAAACACTGAGAAAACTAtgaaaaatcagcaagcatcgaTTCAAAGGCTTGAAAATCAAATTGGTCATCTTGTCAAACTTGTTTCGAAAAGACCATAAAGGAGCTTACCTAGTAACATTGAGACTAACCCAAAGAAGCGAGTCCATGCAATCACTATTCAAAGCGTGGAAGGGTTAGTCAAGCTTGAACAGAATCTAAAGCTAGAAGCTGTAGTGAAAATTGATGAGGTTGGGGAAGCTAAGAAAGAGCATAAGCCAGTAATTAGAGAATACAAACCACGAATTCCATATCTGACAACATTGAAGAGAGACTGCACAAACGAataatatggtaaatttcttgaacttttaaaaAAGCTGCATATTAACTTTCCTTTTGTTGAAGCCCTTTTACAGATGCTAaagtatgtaaaatttttaaaggagctgtTAACAAAGAAAAGGAAGTTAGACAACTTATCGACTGTGGAGCTCAATGCAATTTGCTCGGTCATTATCCAAaacaaactacccaacaaacttaaagatctagggagttttactattccttttcTCATTGGTAGTTTAATTGTTGAAAgcgctttggctgatttaggagcttgtataaatgttatgccttatatgATGTTTaagcaacttggtcttggggaacccaaatgcactaggatgagtattcaattaatAGATAGATCAATTAGATATGCCAGGGGTATTATTGAGGATGTACTTGTGaaagtcgataaatttatattccctgttgattttgttgtattggacatggatgaggatattgaGGTACCTATGATTTTAGGTTAACTCTTTTTAGTCACGACTACAACTATTATTGATGTGGGTACTGCTGAACTTGtgcttcgtgtaggtgatgaaaAGATTACTTTTCAAGCACGTGATTTTGTGAGATCCCCTAGCAAGTAAGATGATACTAATTGTGCTGTTAATGTTAATAATCATATGGCTCAACGTTCTTTGCAGGAAATCCCTCATGAAAACGTGTTGGAGCCATATTTTTATTCAAAGTGATAGAACCCGAGGGACAAGTAAAGAGCAAATGGTGCAACTCGACGAGCTAGATTAATGGTGATCGAAGGTTGAGGAGAAACCGAGAAAGCAAAAAGAAGTAACAAAGCGACGCCATGATGTGTTTGTAAAGAGAATGAACCAATAAAAAGTTGGGGACAAAGTGTTGTTAGACAAAACGAATCCATGAATTTTTCCTTCAGGGGATGTTTGGTTAAAGGTAATGGCTATGCCATTACAAGCCTATTCTACAGGCCCACATAAACAGATGTTTGGTTCAATGGTATACCCTATTACGAGTGTATTCCATTCtggaatatttttttatttctattcacTTCCCTCTTCACCGTTTACCCATTCGTTGCTTGAAAACCCTATCTTACCATCACCAAATTCTCACCTCAAAAACACTCAAACGACAGCCATTTCTTACTTCCTTCGACTCTGGAATTCGTCCCCTTCATCCAAGGTCAGGTAAACATTTTTCCTTCTGTTgttcctttcattttcttttctgtcATTTTGTATTACCCACTAATTTTTTCTACCCCTTTTTGTTACTACTTCCTTCACCATCatctttgatatattttttaataaacatagtCTAAATTTTGAAATCACGTCGAAAACTCAAAATTGTGTTGTTAAGTAACATTGAAGCTGTCCAACCCATTATCGAAAAAGAGAAGATTTGTATTTTCTTCCACAACTGTAACTCTTATTTGGTATTGAAACATGTAGACTTTCTTGAAAGGTAGACTCAAATTTTTCAAAGGAAATCTTATTTAGCATGATCGATGGTgatttaatgttaattttttactcttttaatTTCAATCGTAGGTTTAGAATGGATCTCATGGAATTTCCCTAGATAAAAGTATTATATATCTCATGAAACGTGTAGACTTTGAGCTTTATTGTCATTGATTGCCTGTTaagaaatttgaaaagaaaattgaattgaatttgaaaccTTATAGTTCATTTCTTTTCgagcttaattaattaaattgatgtaAATTGAATTCTTATGAAGTTGTTTACTTCaagtaagaaaaaaaattctttcaaagtTAGTCAACTAATTAAATCATTATATTTGGACTATATAACAGAACAAGCCTATTTCTACAAACTATTACTGTGCTCCTCGGTAAAACATATGTGCATCTTGAATGTTGTACCTTATTTTGCTGGTGGATGTATATGTGCTTTGGTTTCATGCAGAAATGCAATaagatgctttatttatttttacagttTTTGTTGACAAAGGAAAACCATACTCATTTGAATCTTCATTTGCTTTGTCATACATGCCAAAAAGACACCATCAATGGAATCTGTTGATTCTTCTGGTGAAAAAGAGTAAGTTACTCATTACATTTATAGCTTTCTGCtttattatttggatttattttaacTAGTATCTCTGTATTTGAAAACTTACTCAGGCTTTGTGCTTTTGCAATTCTTGCTTAGAACAAGCATGAATCTTAGTTCATATTAATCATTTGATAGTCAATTGTTTGTATGATCTGACTCTGAGATTGCAGCTAATGTGGGCTGGTTTTTTTAATCATTGCTGAGTTGTATTGATAACATTTGGATCAACAAATTTCCCATCCTCACTACGTTCCATATCTAAATGATTGAcctatttaaaaactaaacaaTCTAACAGGTGATGGTGATTCCAATGAAACAAATCAACCCTTAAAGTGGAATATAAATCATTTCCACAAGCAAAAGGTAAACAAAAGAATCAACCCCAAAATTTCTATTCTATAATAAGCAGTATCAATTATGAACTAAAACAAGATAAATTAATGCTTACCCACTTCAAGTATAGGAACAATGATTGACAATTAGTTGGTGTGACAGATTTACTTCTGTTCCAAACCAGACAGAACATCTCACCACCCTTTGTGAGTTGAATTTCGATTATTGTATTCATTTGATGTCATTGCCTCAAGGGATAAATAGTCTCACAACACTCAAGAACCTATACATTCGGGGATGCCTACATTTGGAAAAGTGGTGCAACGAAGGGGGAGGAGAGGGTTGGCCTTACATAGCACATGTTCCCTGTATTGAAATCACGGCTTATGATAAAGCATGGTACTCTAAGCGACGAAGATCCCATCGCAGTAACTTtacaaggtaaactttacctttTAGTTATTTATGTAGATTTTTACTTTAATTCTATCATTGCCTTTATATGTGCCTTGATTATCATCCTGAAATAGTTGACCAAGCTATTCTCTTAATAATGTCTCTTTTTATGCCATTCTATGTTATTTGGACTCGGGGACAAGTATGGGGCGCATTAAATGGCCAAGAGAGTATTAGGTGCAATATAGCCTTTGAATTTTAACAATTTGTGTATATAtcccttttaatagtttacctacATTTGCAATCTACGTTACTTGGACTTGATATGAGTCTCAGAAATATGTATGCATCCAACATGGGTATGTTAATTGTTTTTCCATGATTTTGATTCATTTGGAGACTTTGGAATGATTATAGCGTGATAATCATGTCCGAATATGCACTGGATATGGGTGTCAGACATGGTTGGTTTAAGAAAATTAGAAGAGTTAGAGCAATATAATTCACAATGAAAAGCCTAGAACGTATCGGTTCTGAACTGGAAAAAAAAGCAAATTCAAGGTTTTAATTCGATACATTGGGCTTATTTTGCATGTTTGGTGATTGGACATTTGGCCTTGCAAGTAAGTTGTTGAAATGTAAGCCGGAGTCATGAATAATAAGGTAATGGGCAAGTAAAAATGCTGTTATCTAGGTTCAACATAATCTGCACCATCTACAATTTATGTTATTTGGATTCATTCGATTGTAGGTGTTGAGTAGAGTATGTATGATGTATCTAGTGTAGGTCTATTcaatatttttgagatttttatatacaaaattcTTAAAAGATCGATGTTTAAAAGTTAATAATACTATATGCTATTTGCTCAAAAAAATGAACTtgacaaaatgaaaaaaagaatggTAGCTCCGTAGTAGAACGACTAGTCTATATCTCTGGCATGTAATaattttgagaaagaaaatattggtatagttattgttttatttttgtattcaCATATAGGTATCGATCcaaagtttttaatattattccatactaagatttttttaataatcttttttctttttctatttttaatgaatttcagataattttgttgaaatataattttgtaagttttataATTGATTGGATTTAACATATTCCTCATGTAGATATTATGCAAAGGTATTCcttcaaataaattcaatttatatCGTAATAATAGAGTCACGAAGACTTGAGTCtcctaaaatggtaaatttgttataaaaactttttaaattttatcaaatcataaattaataaatgataaaattataatttaatctcttataaattaattaattaattatttttaaccctgaaaataattttttaacttctcCCTgcttttagcacattaaatatgtaatgcagtttaaaaataataaagtagattatatattattttaataatattatatattatgatttttttaattcatataataattatattaagaatgttattaaattgtatattattttattaaattatatttaataataattatgttaaaatatgattaaattatttattattattttgaataaaaatatatttaacaataattttattaaaatttaataacaataacaataattatctacctaaaaaaattctgctaagggtacttTTTGGTCATTTAAGCTTTTTTCCTTATACTATTACAATATCTATTCTATTCAACCAAAGAAAAGAAtgctattacagctctattccattccattccattcaaccaaacaattgaattactgattacagctctattccattacagctctattcaattacatTCCTATTCCATTACAATGAACCAAACGTACCCTCAGAGTTTAAGTTAAGAGGGTCAGACCCATGTGTGGTAAAAATTGTTTTTCCATACGAAACCATTGAGGTAACACACCCTGATTACGTCACATTCAAGGTAAACAATCATcgtcttaaattttattttgttggtAATATTGATAAAAAGAGAGGAGCATTGGCTCCAAGATCTGCCTCAACCATGAGCTTAAAAAGGGAAGTTGaacttagactctaaataagagcttctcgggaggcaatccgagtgtttttatttttatttattt is a window of Gossypium hirsutum isolate 1008001.06 chromosome D08, Gossypium_hirsutum_v2.1, whole genome shotgun sequence DNA encoding:
- the LOC121220275 gene encoding uncharacterized protein, translated to MPKRHHQWNLLILLVKKRINSLTTLKNLYIRGCLHLEKWCNEGGGEGWPYIAHVPCIEITAYDKAWYSKRRRSHRSNFTRRALGSKRTENQKIGGSFKSHMGWAIPHGMDTWLCEPHGLPHGPVPNRVNFANCTPNTWKNAIFWIFEHSKTYIYQI